A single genomic interval of Aminobacter aminovorans harbors:
- a CDS encoding SDR family NAD(P)-dependent oxidoreductase, with the protein MAKRHALVTGAGSGIGRAIALALAANGHGVSLCGRRAAPLEAVRDEIAKMGGEAFVLDGFDVTDAHSVEAGIAKAIAHAGDIAVLVNCAGEAPSAPFDKTDLALWNRVIGINLTGTFLVTQAALASVKRAGKGRIVNVASTAGLTGYAYVSAYCASKHGVVGMTRALALELARTDVTVNAVCPGFTDTPLLDGAVETITGKTGRSAEETRATLARANPQGRLVTPEEVADTVLWLTSEKATAITGQAIPVAGGEVLGG; encoded by the coding sequence ATGGCCAAGCGTCACGCCCTGGTCACTGGCGCCGGCAGCGGCATCGGCCGCGCCATCGCACTGGCGCTCGCCGCCAACGGCCACGGCGTCAGCCTGTGCGGACGGCGTGCCGCGCCGCTCGAGGCGGTGCGCGACGAGATCGCCAAGATGGGCGGCGAGGCCTTCGTCCTTGATGGCTTCGACGTCACTGATGCGCATTCGGTCGAGGCAGGTATCGCCAAGGCGATTGCCCATGCAGGCGACATCGCCGTGCTGGTCAACTGCGCCGGCGAAGCGCCGTCGGCACCGTTCGACAAAACCGACCTCGCATTGTGGAACCGGGTGATCGGCATCAACCTCACCGGCACGTTCCTGGTCACACAGGCCGCGCTTGCCTCGGTCAAGCGCGCCGGCAAGGGCCGCATCGTCAATGTCGCCAGCACCGCCGGCCTGACCGGCTATGCCTATGTGTCGGCTTATTGCGCCTCAAAGCATGGCGTGGTCGGCATGACGCGCGCGCTGGCGCTTGAGCTTGCCCGCACCGACGTCACCGTCAACGCGGTTTGCCCCGGCTTCACCGACACACCGCTGCTCGACGGCGCCGTCGAAACCATCACCGGCAAGACCGGGCGCTCGGCCGAAGAGACACGCGCCACGCTCGCCCGCGCCAATCCACAAGGGCGGCTTGTGACCCCCGAGGAAGTGGCCGACACCGTGCTCTGGCTCACCTCGGAAAAGGCCACCGCAATCACAGGCCAGGCGATCCCAGTCGCCGGCGGCGAAGTTCTGGGAGGATGA
- a CDS encoding bifunctional salicylyl-CoA 5-hydroxylase/oxidoreductase, with amino-acid sequence MRIVCIGGGPAGLYFALLMKKQHPEHQVTVVERNRPFDTFGWGVVFSDATMQSMRQWDPATAETIEDAFNHWDDIELVFKGRKIRTTGHGFVGIGRKKMLNILQERCIELGVELVFETDVQGDQDFPEADLIISSDGVNSRIRHKYADIFKPDMVMRPNRYIWLGTDKRFDAFTFDFQRTEHGWFQAHIYRFDDHTSTFIVETTDEVFKAHGIDEMDQDQSIAFCEKLFAGTLEGHKLMTNARHLRGSAWLNFGRLICDKWSHFNGQSHVVLMGDSAHTAHFAIGSGTKLAIDDAIELTRQFDLIGHDKASIPAVLEAYEEVRRVDVARIQNAARNAMEWFEVVGTRYADTLEPEQFMYSMLTRSQRISHENLRLRDKDWLEGFERWFAERAGVSPAPNGSVPPPMFTPFSIRGLTLKNRIVMSPMAMYSATDGLPDDFHLVHIGARAMGGAALVFPEMTCVSPDARITPGCLGLWNDEQAKAFKRMVDFVHQQTLAKIGIQIGHAGRKGATKVAWEGIDQPVTSGGWPLISASALPYLKHSDMPRAMTREDMDRVLADFVSATERARDLGFDILELHAAHGYLLSSFLSPLTNLRDDEYGGNHENRARYPLEVFRAIRAVWPEDKPISVRLSTHDWYEGGNTPEDAAIFARMFKDAGADMIDCSSGQVVKEEQPVYGRLFQTPFSDKIRNEIQVPTIAVGAISEADHANSIIAAGRADLCAVARPHLADPSFVMHEAAKIGYAEQAWPKQYHSARAQYVNNLARAAAAVPTGKA; translated from the coding sequence ATGCGCATTGTCTGTATCGGTGGCGGACCGGCCGGTCTCTACTTTGCCCTGCTGATGAAGAAGCAGCACCCCGAGCATCAGGTTACCGTCGTCGAGCGCAACCGGCCCTTCGACACCTTCGGCTGGGGCGTGGTCTTCTCCGACGCCACGATGCAGTCGATGCGCCAATGGGACCCGGCTACCGCCGAGACCATCGAGGACGCCTTCAACCACTGGGATGACATCGAGTTGGTGTTCAAGGGTCGCAAGATCCGCACCACCGGCCACGGCTTCGTCGGCATCGGCCGCAAGAAGATGCTGAACATCCTGCAGGAGCGCTGCATCGAGCTCGGCGTCGAGCTGGTATTCGAGACCGACGTGCAGGGCGACCAGGACTTCCCCGAAGCCGACCTCATCATCTCGTCGGATGGCGTGAACTCGCGCATCCGGCACAAATATGCCGACATCTTCAAGCCCGACATGGTGATGCGGCCGAACCGCTACATCTGGCTCGGCACCGACAAGCGCTTCGACGCCTTCACCTTCGACTTCCAGCGCACCGAGCACGGCTGGTTCCAGGCGCACATCTATCGTTTCGACGACCACACCTCGACCTTCATCGTCGAAACCACCGACGAAGTGTTCAAGGCGCATGGCATCGACGAGATGGACCAGGATCAGTCCATCGCGTTTTGCGAGAAGCTGTTCGCCGGGACGCTCGAAGGCCACAAGCTGATGACCAATGCGCGCCATCTGCGCGGCTCGGCCTGGCTGAATTTCGGCCGCCTGATCTGCGACAAGTGGAGCCACTTCAATGGCCAAAGCCACGTCGTCTTGATGGGCGACAGTGCCCACACCGCACATTTCGCAATCGGCTCCGGCACGAAGCTTGCCATTGATGACGCCATCGAGTTGACCCGCCAGTTCGACCTCATCGGCCACGACAAGGCCAGCATCCCGGCCGTGCTCGAAGCCTATGAGGAGGTGCGCCGCGTCGACGTCGCCCGCATCCAGAATGCGGCGCGCAACGCCATGGAGTGGTTCGAAGTCGTGGGCACGCGTTATGCCGACACGCTCGAACCCGAGCAGTTCATGTATTCGATGCTGACCCGCTCGCAGCGCATCAGCCATGAGAATTTGCGCCTGCGCGACAAGGACTGGTTGGAAGGTTTCGAGCGCTGGTTCGCCGAACGCGCCGGCGTGTCGCCTGCCCCCAACGGCTCGGTACCGCCGCCGATGTTCACGCCGTTTTCGATCCGCGGGCTGACGCTGAAGAACCGCATCGTGATGTCGCCGATGGCGATGTATTCGGCCACCGACGGCCTGCCCGACGACTTCCACCTCGTCCATATCGGCGCCCGCGCCATGGGTGGCGCCGCACTCGTCTTCCCGGAGATGACCTGCGTGTCGCCAGACGCGCGCATCACGCCCGGCTGCCTCGGCCTGTGGAATGACGAGCAGGCGAAAGCCTTCAAGCGCATGGTCGACTTCGTCCACCAGCAGACGCTGGCGAAAATCGGCATCCAGATCGGCCATGCCGGCCGCAAGGGCGCGACCAAGGTTGCCTGGGAAGGCATCGACCAGCCGGTAACCTCAGGTGGCTGGCCGCTGATCTCGGCCTCCGCCCTGCCTTATCTCAAGCATTCGGACATGCCGCGCGCCATGACCCGCGAGGATATGGATCGCGTTCTGGCCGACTTCGTCAGCGCAACGGAGCGGGCCCGCGACCTCGGCTTCGACATCCTCGAACTACATGCCGCCCACGGCTACCTGCTGTCCTCCTTCCTGTCGCCACTGACCAACCTGCGCGACGACGAATATGGCGGCAACCACGAGAATCGCGCCCGCTATCCGCTCGAAGTGTTCCGCGCCATTCGTGCCGTCTGGCCCGAGGACAAGCCGATCTCGGTGCGGCTCTCCACCCATGACTGGTACGAAGGCGGCAACACGCCGGAAGACGCAGCGATCTTCGCCAGGATGTTCAAGGACGCCGGCGCCGACATGATCGACTGCTCGTCAGGCCAGGTGGTGAAGGAAGAGCAGCCAGTCTATGGCCGCCTGTTCCAGACGCCCTTCTCCGACAAGATTCGCAACGAGATCCAGGTGCCGACCATTGCCGTGGGTGCGATCTCGGAAGCCGATCACGCCAACTCGATCATCGCCGCCGGCCGCGCCGATCTCTGCGCCGTCGCCCGCCCGCACCTCGCCGACCCGTCTTTCGTCATGCATGAGGCGGCAAAGATCGGCTATGCCGAGCAGGCCTGGCCAAAGCAGTATCATTCGGCCCGTGCCCAATATGTGAACAACCTCGCTCGCGCCGCGGCGGCGGTTCCCACGGGCAAGGCATGA
- a CDS encoding cysteine hydrolase family protein, which translates to MSKRAVIAIDIQNEYFPGGRMPLVGIEQATENAARIIEQARAKGDTVIHVRHVSKDADAPIFAAGTPGVEINATVAPAEGEKVITKNYVNSFRETDLKATLDAKGIEEVVIIGAMSHMCVEGATRAAADFGYKTSVVHDACATRDLEFSGKTVPANQVHDAVMAAIAFGYGELVDTATYLSR; encoded by the coding sequence ATGAGCAAACGCGCAGTGATCGCCATCGACATCCAGAACGAATATTTCCCCGGCGGCCGCATGCCGCTCGTCGGCATCGAGCAGGCAACTGAAAACGCCGCCCGCATCATCGAGCAGGCGCGCGCCAAGGGCGACACCGTCATCCACGTTCGCCATGTCTCAAAGGACGCGGACGCGCCGATCTTCGCTGCCGGCACCCCAGGGGTCGAGATCAACGCCACCGTTGCCCCGGCCGAGGGCGAGAAGGTCATCACCAAGAACTACGTCAACTCGTTTCGCGAAACCGATCTTAAGGCGACACTCGATGCCAAGGGCATCGAGGAAGTGGTCATCATCGGCGCGATGAGCCATATGTGCGTCGAAGGCGCCACCCGTGCCGCGGCCGACTTCGGCTACAAGACATCGGTCGTTCACGACGCCTGCGCCACGCGCGATCTCGAGTTCAGCGGCAAGACGGTGCCGGCCAACCAGGTCCACGACGCCGTCATGGCAGCGATCGCCTTCGGCTATGGCGAACTCGTGGATACCGCGACCTACCTGTCGCGCTAG
- a CDS encoding GlxA family transcriptional regulator produces MAKAGVIEIGLVLYPGAQMSAVLGMTDLFELANRTAARKSRGAAPNQLRVSHWRADQPGVAPARVFDSHPGVSGVAEVYVVPPALGDPISRETVSPLASWLRERHGAGSVLASVCAGAFVLGETGLLAGRAVTTNWVYDEAFRSRFPEARLDTDRLLIDDGDIITAGSLMAWTDLGLRLVDRFLGPTVMIETARILALDPPGREQRYYSAFAPRLSHGDAAILKVQHWLQAGEGKELNLAVLASLAGLEERTFLRRFQKATGLTTTEYGQRLRVGKARELLQFTTQTVDKVAWAVGYGDPGAFRKVFARIVGLTPSDYRARFRA; encoded by the coding sequence ATGGCAAAAGCTGGCGTCATCGAGATCGGGCTGGTGTTGTACCCCGGCGCGCAGATGTCGGCGGTGCTTGGCATGACCGACCTGTTCGAGCTCGCCAACCGCACCGCCGCACGCAAGAGCCGCGGTGCAGCGCCGAACCAGCTGCGCGTCAGCCACTGGCGTGCCGACCAGCCGGGAGTCGCTCCTGCGCGGGTATTCGACAGCCATCCGGGTGTTTCAGGCGTAGCCGAGGTCTACGTGGTGCCGCCGGCGCTTGGCGATCCTATTTCGCGGGAGACCGTCAGTCCCCTGGCAAGCTGGCTGCGTGAGCGTCACGGCGCCGGCAGCGTGCTGGCGTCCGTCTGTGCCGGCGCCTTCGTGCTCGGCGAGACCGGGTTGCTGGCCGGGCGGGCGGTGACGACGAACTGGGTCTATGACGAGGCGTTCCGGTCGCGTTTCCCCGAGGCTAGGCTCGACACCGACAGGCTGCTCATCGATGACGGTGACATCATCACTGCCGGCAGCCTGATGGCCTGGACCGACCTGGGTCTTCGGCTGGTCGACCGCTTCCTTGGGCCGACCGTGATGATCGAGACCGCCCGGATACTGGCGCTCGATCCTCCCGGACGCGAGCAGCGCTACTATAGCGCCTTCGCGCCGCGGCTCAGCCATGGCGACGCGGCCATCCTCAAGGTCCAGCATTGGTTGCAGGCGGGCGAGGGCAAGGAGCTGAACCTGGCCGTGCTGGCATCGTTGGCTGGATTGGAGGAGCGCACGTTCCTGCGCCGCTTCCAGAAGGCGACCGGACTCACGACGACCGAATATGGCCAGCGCCTGCGCGTCGGCAAGGCGCGCGAGCTGCTGCAATTCACCACGCAGACGGTCGACAAGGTGGCCTGGGCGGTTGGCTATGGCGACCCGGGCGCGTTCCGCAAGGTCTTTGCTCGCATCGTCGGGCTGACGCCGAGCGATTATCGCGCGCGGTTTCGGGCCTAG
- a CDS encoding MarR family winged helix-turn-helix transcriptional regulator gives MEERKDTAGAEGWVDGETKVLEAPADHGTELRLWLRLLTCSTLVETEVRRRLREEFDSTLPRFDLMAQLERAQDGMVLGEVSKRMMVSPGNITVLVERLAESGHISRTTSPTDRRVQIIALTPFGRAEFEKMAAAHADWIGDLFGSLSAKDGGILLDELGKLKRSIVASLAKSS, from the coding sequence ATGGAAGAGCGCAAGGATACAGCCGGCGCCGAAGGCTGGGTGGACGGCGAGACCAAGGTGCTTGAAGCGCCTGCGGATCACGGCACCGAGCTTCGCCTTTGGCTGCGCCTTTTGACCTGCTCGACGCTGGTTGAAACAGAAGTGCGCCGCCGCCTGCGCGAAGAGTTCGATTCCACCCTGCCCCGCTTCGACCTGATGGCACAGCTCGAACGAGCCCAGGACGGCATGGTGCTGGGCGAAGTGTCCAAGCGCATGATGGTATCACCCGGCAACATCACCGTCCTGGTCGAGCGTCTGGCCGAGAGCGGCCACATCAGCCGCACCACCTCGCCCACCGACCGCCGCGTCCAGATCATCGCGCTGACGCCCTTCGGCCGCGCCGAATTCGAGAAGATGGCCGCAGCCCATGCCGACTGGATCGGCGACCTGTTCGGCAGCTTGTCGGCCAAGGACGGCGGCATCCTGCTCGACGAACTCGGCAAGCTGAAACGCTCGATCGTCGCGTCGCTGGCCAAGAGCAGCTAG
- a CDS encoding threonine ammonia-lyase, translated as MTAPYRPSLDEISAARARISSHVPRTPLVRLDLDLPDRQIFLKLETLSPIGAFKLRPALNALLSRDRATLARGVATTSSGNMAYGMAWAANRLGVPMAAYMYSGAPQTKIDGVRRLGGEVRFISMETWWQYIIGADRPDFPELLINPVTDQAVLSGNGSIGMEIVEDLPEVDVVLTPYGGGSMTTGVASAVKALRPEAKVFAVEDENAAPVTAALAAGRIVDIETRPSFIKSIGGPSLVPQLWPIARELIDGAVSVSLMQVTEAMRMLFAKSKVVAEGAGAASLAAALTSQHARGNIVCVISGGNVDAAAYSAVLAGDIPAP; from the coding sequence ATGACCGCCCCCTATCGCCCGTCGCTTGACGAAATCAGCGCCGCCCGCGCCCGGATCTCATCTCATGTTCCGAGAACGCCGCTGGTCCGACTCGATCTCGACCTGCCCGACCGGCAGATCTTCCTCAAGCTCGAAACGCTTTCTCCGATTGGCGCGTTCAAGCTGCGGCCAGCGCTGAACGCCCTTCTGTCACGCGACCGCGCGACGCTCGCCCGGGGTGTCGCCACCACGAGCTCCGGCAACATGGCCTATGGCATGGCCTGGGCTGCCAACCGGCTTGGCGTGCCGATGGCCGCCTACATGTATTCGGGGGCACCACAGACCAAGATCGATGGCGTGCGCCGCCTCGGCGGCGAGGTCCGGTTCATCTCCATGGAAACATGGTGGCAATACATCATCGGCGCCGACCGACCCGATTTCCCCGAGCTCCTGATCAACCCGGTGACGGACCAGGCGGTGCTGTCGGGCAACGGCTCCATCGGCATGGAAATTGTCGAGGACCTGCCCGAGGTCGACGTCGTGCTGACGCCTTATGGCGGCGGCTCGATGACCACGGGCGTGGCGAGCGCCGTCAAGGCCTTGCGACCCGAGGCAAAAGTCTTCGCCGTCGAGGACGAGAACGCCGCCCCTGTGACGGCGGCGCTTGCGGCCGGCCGCATCGTCGACATCGAGACGCGCCCTTCCTTCATCAAGAGCATCGGCGGCCCGTCGCTTGTGCCGCAACTGTGGCCCATCGCGCGCGAGCTGATCGACGGCGCGGTGTCAGTCAGCCTGATGCAGGTCACCGAGGCTATGCGGATGCTGTTCGCCAAATCCAAGGTCGTCGCCGAGGGCGCGGGGGCAGCTTCGCTGGCTGCGGCGCTGACGAGCCAACATGCCAGGGGCAACATCGTCTGCGTGATCTCTGGCGGCAACGTCGACGCCGCCGCTTATTCGGCGGTGCTTGCCGGCGACATTCCTGCCCCTTGA
- a CDS encoding GntR family transcriptional regulator produces MQDDEHSTKTEAAYRLLRRDILTTRLMPGAPLKLSALRTSYGVGWTPLREALSRLEAERLVTAISNRGFTVASVSRQELEDLARARMVVELPLLLESIEKGGSDWEAAVVTAHYRLSRCKTAVEDPSDASVDDWDEKHEAFHSALLSAATSNWLLRFRSTISDQLRRHHRFLGLAPTLRAAAGQKQGYEEAMAALGEAQSIGPHTALMEAALDRDLEKAKALMIDHIGYTLHVYVHTEDYSGSRHAARAGSLRTPSAAE; encoded by the coding sequence ATGCAGGATGACGAACACTCGACCAAGACGGAAGCAGCCTACCGGCTGCTGCGCCGCGACATCCTGACGACCCGGCTGATGCCGGGCGCGCCCCTCAAGCTGAGCGCGCTGCGCACGTCCTACGGCGTCGGCTGGACGCCGCTGCGCGAGGCACTGTCGCGGCTCGAGGCCGAGCGGCTGGTGACGGCGATATCCAATCGCGGCTTCACTGTGGCTTCCGTTTCGCGCCAGGAGCTGGAAGATCTGGCGCGAGCCAGGATGGTGGTCGAGCTGCCGCTTCTATTGGAATCGATCGAGAAGGGAGGCAGCGACTGGGAAGCGGCTGTCGTTACCGCGCATTACCGCCTGTCGCGCTGCAAGACCGCAGTCGAGGATCCTTCCGACGCCTCCGTCGATGATTGGGACGAAAAGCACGAAGCGTTCCACTCGGCGCTGTTGAGCGCCGCAACCTCGAACTGGCTGTTGCGATTCCGTTCGACGATCTCCGACCAGCTCCGGCGCCATCACAGGTTCCTCGGACTCGCACCGACCCTGCGGGCGGCCGCCGGCCAGAAGCAGGGCTATGAAGAGGCAATGGCAGCACTTGGCGAGGCGCAGTCGATCGGACCGCACACCGCCCTCATGGAGGCAGCGCTCGATCGCGACCTCGAAAAGGCCAAGGCGCTGATGATCGACCACATCGGCTACACGCTCCACGTCTATGTCCACACCGAGGACTACAGCGGCAGCAGACACGCCGCCCGCGCCGGCAGCCTCAGAACGCCGTCGGCAGCCGAATGA
- a CDS encoding ABC transporter substrate-binding protein — MRNLKSGLMSGLILAGALAASLGAAVADPIKIGIANFGEHPQLNAAVAGFKKALADNGYVDGKDVVFTESHTNFDASLVPQMIAKLQAEQPKLMYTVTTPVSQIAKKALAGSGINIVFSAVTDPVAAKLVPSWEAGDEGMTGATDLQDVKAVMEFTKKLLPNAKRFGVPYNPGEANDVALVEKIKEAAPAAGFEVVEVGIDNVNDIQQRIASLAGKVDVIYGPTSNLIQPAIPAVAAAARQAGIPVVNADDNAVRDGVVPASFAVNYEQVGINAGKIAAEILKGKDPKTIAPSRPAYEDHAATISKKAMAAFGIEIPASLADCGCIVD; from the coding sequence ATGAGAAATTTGAAGTCCGGTCTGATGTCGGGCCTGATTTTGGCCGGCGCGCTCGCCGCCAGCCTGGGTGCCGCTGTTGCCGACCCGATCAAGATCGGCATCGCCAATTTCGGCGAGCACCCGCAGCTCAACGCCGCCGTCGCCGGTTTCAAGAAGGCGCTGGCTGACAATGGCTATGTCGATGGCAAGGACGTCGTCTTCACTGAAAGCCACACCAATTTCGACGCGTCGCTGGTTCCCCAGATGATCGCCAAGCTTCAGGCTGAACAGCCGAAGCTGATGTACACCGTCACCACCCCGGTCTCGCAGATCGCCAAGAAGGCGCTCGCCGGCTCGGGCATCAACATCGTCTTTTCGGCCGTGACCGACCCGGTCGCCGCCAAGCTGGTCCCGTCGTGGGAAGCCGGCGACGAAGGCATGACGGGTGCTACCGACCTGCAGGACGTTAAGGCGGTGATGGAATTCACCAAGAAGCTCTTGCCAAACGCCAAGCGTTTCGGCGTGCCCTACAATCCGGGTGAAGCCAACGACGTCGCTTTGGTCGAGAAGATCAAGGAAGCAGCACCTGCCGCCGGCTTCGAAGTGGTCGAAGTGGGTATCGACAACGTCAACGACATCCAGCAGCGCATCGCTTCGCTCGCCGGCAAGGTCGACGTGATCTACGGCCCGACCTCGAACCTGATCCAGCCGGCCATCCCGGCCGTTGCCGCCGCCGCCCGCCAGGCTGGCATTCCGGTCGTCAATGCCGACGACAATGCAGTCCGCGACGGTGTCGTGCCCGCCAGCTTCGCCGTGAACTACGAGCAGGTCGGCATCAATGCCGGCAAGATCGCCGCCGAAATCCTGAAGGGCAAGGACCCCAAGACCATTGCGCCTTCGCGCCCGGCCTATGAGGACCATGCCGCGACGATCTCGAAGAAGGCCATGGCCGCCTTCGGCATCGAGATCCCGGCGTCGCTCGCTGATTGCGGCTGCATCGTCGACTAA
- a CDS encoding ABC transporter ATP-binding protein has product MLEIRSARKVFYKGQADEKVALDGLSLKLATGEFGVVIGSNGAGKSSMLNAISGALVLDSGQILINGDDVTGMPVHKRAIRLARVFQDPMKGTAASMTVAENMLLADLRSKKRTLRQGLNATRLAAYKERLALLGLGLENRLDTRVELLSGGQRQSLSLIMAVGGSPDLLLLDEHTAALDPRTADIVMQATVRAVDALKLTTLMVTHNMQHAVDFGHSVIMLDAGKLRLEISGEEKAKVTVVDLIGHFSVKTDRMLLAS; this is encoded by the coding sequence ATGCTCGAAATCCGATCTGCACGTAAAGTTTTCTATAAGGGTCAGGCCGACGAAAAAGTCGCGCTGGACGGCCTCAGCCTCAAGCTCGCCACCGGCGAATTCGGCGTCGTCATCGGCTCCAACGGTGCCGGCAAGAGCAGCATGCTCAATGCCATTTCGGGCGCGCTGGTGCTCGATTCCGGCCAGATCCTGATCAATGGTGACGACGTCACCGGCATGCCCGTTCACAAGCGCGCCATCCGCTTGGCTCGCGTTTTCCAGGATCCGATGAAAGGCACCGCCGCCTCGATGACGGTCGCCGAAAACATGCTGCTCGCAGATCTGCGCAGCAAGAAGCGCACCTTGCGCCAGGGGCTCAATGCCACTCGCCTGGCGGCCTACAAGGAACGTCTGGCACTTCTCGGCCTCGGTCTCGAAAATCGCCTGGACACCCGCGTCGAACTGCTTTCGGGTGGCCAGCGCCAGTCGCTGTCGCTGATCATGGCGGTCGGCGGCTCTCCGGATCTCCTATTGCTCGATGAGCATACGGCGGCACTCGATCCGCGCACCGCCGACATCGTCATGCAGGCGACCGTGCGTGCCGTCGATGCCCTGAAGCTCACCACTCTGATGGTGACGCACAACATGCAGCATGCCGTCGATTTCGGTCACAGCGTCATCATGCTGGATGCCGGCAAGCTTCGGCTCGAAATCTCCGGCGAGGAAAAGGCCAAGGTGACGGTTGTCGACCTGATCGGCCATTTCTCCGTGAAAACCGACCGCATGTTGCTGGCGAGCTGA
- a CDS encoding ABC transporter permease, with the protein MDFIQTVFTSFVSLIPVTLAQSLILAFVVLGIMIPFRTLNFPDLTSEGAFPLGGCVCGVLLASGASPLTALAVALIAGFLAGCCTAFIHLRFRIHTLLAGILMMTMLYSINLRIMGKSNLSVFGAPTVFDWAPFVQPGFPFAKIIVAGLIGAVIFILLNMFFKTEKGTAIRAVGANPDMAEAQGINVWVATIGGVGLASAFSAISGALMVQSQGFADVNMGLGILINGLAALMIGEAIVGKQTVLRQLAAPFVGAVVYYQLVSFCLAAGMPPPDLKLATGLFVLAMLALPSLRRSRGPAQARETIRE; encoded by the coding sequence ATGGACTTTATCCAGACCGTTTTCACGAGCTTCGTCTCGCTCATTCCCGTCACCCTGGCGCAGAGCCTGATCCTGGCATTCGTCGTGCTCGGCATCATGATCCCGTTCCGCACCCTCAACTTCCCCGACCTCACCAGCGAAGGCGCATTCCCGCTCGGCGGCTGTGTCTGTGGTGTGCTTCTGGCAAGCGGTGCCTCGCCGCTGACAGCGCTTGCCGTCGCGCTCATCGCCGGGTTCCTCGCCGGCTGCTGCACCGCCTTCATCCACCTGCGGTTCCGCATCCACACGCTGCTCGCCGGCATCCTGATGATGACGATGCTGTACAGCATCAACCTGCGCATCATGGGCAAGTCGAACCTCTCGGTGTTCGGTGCGCCGACGGTGTTCGACTGGGCTCCATTCGTCCAGCCAGGTTTCCCGTTCGCCAAGATCATCGTCGCGGGACTGATCGGTGCGGTCATCTTCATCCTGCTCAACATGTTCTTCAAGACCGAGAAGGGCACCGCGATCCGTGCCGTCGGCGCCAATCCCGACATGGCCGAGGCGCAAGGCATCAATGTCTGGGTCGCCACCATCGGCGGCGTCGGCCTTGCCAGCGCATTCTCGGCCATCAGCGGTGCGCTTATGGTGCAGAGCCAGGGCTTTGCCGACGTCAACATGGGCCTCGGCATCCTGATCAACGGCCTTGCGGCGCTGATGATCGGTGAAGCCATCGTCGGCAAGCAGACGGTGCTGCGCCAGCTCGCCGCCCCGTTCGTCGGCGCGGTTGTCTACTACCAGCTGGTGTCGTTCTGTCTGGCCGCCGGCATGCCGCCCCCCGACCTGAAGCTCGCCACCGGCCTGTTCGTGCTCGCCATGCTGGCGCTGCCGAGCCTGCGTCGCAGCCGGGGACCGGCACAAGCACGCGAAACCATCCGCGAATAA
- a CDS encoding ABC transporter ATP-binding protein, whose protein sequence is MSLLELKGVQTFYGASQALFGVSLDVKEGEVVALMGRNGMGKTTTINSILGLAKPRSGAISFAGRQVAGMRPHRIARLGLGLVPEGRRCFPNLTVLENLLAAARGSEWTLEKVVDLFPRLGERRDQYANTLSGGEQQMLAIGRALMTNPSLLILDEATEGLAPVIRQDIWAAIRKLKDAGQSILVVDKTLSELLPVADRCFVLEKGVTVFEGTPDRLTPDIQDRYLGV, encoded by the coding sequence GTGAGCCTGCTCGAACTCAAAGGCGTCCAAACCTTCTACGGCGCATCGCAGGCGCTGTTCGGCGTCTCGCTCGACGTCAAGGAGGGCGAAGTCGTGGCGCTCATGGGTCGCAACGGCATGGGCAAGACGACGACGATCAATTCCATTCTTGGCCTGGCGAAGCCGCGCTCCGGTGCAATCAGCTTCGCCGGCCGCCAGGTAGCCGGCATGCGCCCGCATCGCATCGCCCGCCTCGGCCTGGGTCTGGTGCCCGAGGGACGGCGCTGCTTTCCCAACCTGACCGTTCTGGAAAACCTGCTTGCCGCAGCGCGTGGCAGCGAGTGGACGCTGGAAAAAGTCGTCGACCTGTTTCCACGCCTCGGCGAACGACGCGACCAGTATGCCAACACGCTCTCGGGCGGCGAACAGCAGATGCTGGCGATTGGCCGCGCGCTGATGACCAATCCCAGCCTGCTCATTCTGGACGAGGCGACCGAGGGACTTGCACCGGTCATCCGTCAGGACATCTGGGCGGCGATCCGCAAGCTCAAGGATGCGGGTCAGTCGATCCTGGTGGTCGACAAGACGCTGTCGGAACTGCTGCCGGTTGCCGACCGCTGCTTCGTGCTGGAGAAGGGCGTGACCGTGTTCGAAGGCACGCCGGACCGGCTGACGCCTGACATCCAGGACCGCTATCTCGGTGTATGA